In Cicer arietinum cultivar CDC Frontier isolate Library 1 chromosome 1, Cicar.CDCFrontier_v2.0, whole genome shotgun sequence, one DNA window encodes the following:
- the LOC101506456 gene encoding PRA1 family protein F3 yields MTTYGTIPTSSSTPTNLEFISRAKERIKTGLGTRRPWKIMFNFRSFNLPTGFSDAISRVKTNIGYFQMNYAIVFLIVIFLSLLWHPISLIVFVVLIAAWLFLYFLRDEPLVIFGRVVSDRIILVLMAIITIGLLLLTGAILNILLAVVIGVVLVLVHAAIRNTHDLFLDEEEALSSS; encoded by the coding sequence ATGACAACTTACGGCACAATCCCAACCTCATCATCAACCCCTACTAACCTCGAGTTTATCTCACGCGCCAAAGAAAGAATCAAAACCGGACTAGGAACTCGCCGTCCATGGAAAATCATGTTCAATTTCCGATCGTTCAACCTTCCAACCGGTTTCTCCGACGCAATCTCCCGCGTCAAAACAAACATCGGTTACTTCCAGATGAACTACGCAATCGTCTTTCTCATCGTGATTTTCCTAAGTCTCTTATGGCATCCAATCTCACTCATCGTCTTCGTTGTTCTCATCGCCGCTTGGCTCTTCCTCTATTTCCTCCGTGATGAACCGCTTGTTATCTTCGGAAGAGTCGTCAGTGACCGTATCATTCTCGTTCTCATGGCGATTATCACCATCGGTTTGCTTCTGCTAACCGGAGCAATACTCAACATCTTACTCGCGGTTGTTATCGGTGTTGTTTTGGTTTTGGTGCACGCTGCTATAAGAAACACTCACGATCTCTTCcttgatgaagaagaagcactttcttcttcttga
- the LOC101507119 gene encoding protein FLX-like 3: MGSRHRVHREPMNPRRGYPPEGPYARGPPIQQRAPIPPHPALLEEELEVQHAEMRRLVADNRRLIDDRMALQRDLAAAKEELHRMNLAIGDIRAEHEMHSRELVDKSMKLESDLRGTEPLKNEVIQLRAEVKKLSNIKQDLSGKVQTLTQDVARLQADNQQIPSLRNEIDGLHQELMRARTMVDYEKKANMEFMDQRQSMEKNMVSMAREVEKLRAELASMDGRHWGAGGPYGTKFGSPEGGFPSPYADGYGLHMGAAEKGPLYGVGAPSRKAHEKPRTNRR, translated from the exons ATGGGATCAAGACACCGTGTTCACCGAGAGCCTATGAATCCTCGAAGGGGGTATCCACCTGAAGGGCCTTATGCTCGTGGCCCACCGATTCAACAACGGGCGCCTATTCCTCCTCATCCAGCTCTGTTAGAAGAAGAGCTTGAAGTACAGCATGCTGAAATGCGGAGGCTAGTGGCAGATAACAGGAGACTGATTGATGACAGGATGGCGTTGCAGCGAGACCTTGCTGCTGCGAAGGAGGAGCTCCATCGCATGAATCTGGCTATTGGTGACATTCGTGCTGAACATGAGATGCATTCGAGGGAGCTTGTTGACAAAAGCATGAAGTTGGAGTCTGATCTTAGGGGGACTGAGCCGTTGAAGAATGAAGTTATACAACTGCGAGCTGAAGTTAAGAAACTTAGTAATATCAAACAAGATCTTTCTGGAAAGGTTCAGACACTCACACAAGATGTTGCTAGGTTACAGGCTGATAATCAACAAATTCCTTCGTTGAGGAATGAGATTGATGGTTTGCACCAAGAACTGATGCGTGCTAG AACAATGGTGGATTATGAAAAGAAGGCAAACATGGAGTTCATGGATCAGAGGCAGTCAATGGAGAAAAACATGGTTTCCATGGCCCGGGAAGTTGAGAAACTTCGTGCGGAGCTTGCTAGCATGGATGGAAGACACTGGGGAGCTG GGGGGCCTTATGGAACGAAGTTTGGTAGCCCAGAGGGAGGTTTTCCATCTCCATACGCAGATGGATATGGTCTTCACATG GGTGCTGCAGAGAAAGGTCCTCTTTATGGGGTGGGGGCTCCTTCAAGGAAAGCACACGAGAAGCCTCGCACAAACCGTCGTTGA
- the LOC101506781 gene encoding phospholipase D alpha 4 produces the protein MDKKPELIHGTIEATIFNATPYSPSFPFNCLFINGKPAYVTIKIDNKKVAKTTQESERVWNQTFQIHCAHLADSAITITLKTSCSILGKLHIKAQQLKEESLINGFFPLLMENGKQIPELKLRFMLWFKPANSEPSWSKVLSSEEFHGMRDATFPQRSNCHVKLYHDAHHSSTFQPPFDICGVPTKLWEDVYKAIEGAKYLVYIAGWSFNPNMVLVRDPQTEIPHARETKLGELLKKKAEEGVAVRIMIWDDETSLPFIKNKGVMNTHDEDAFAYFKHTKVVCRKCPRLHHKFPTIFAHHQKTVTVDSKTPNSVNDREIMSFLGGLDVCDGRYDTEKHSLFQTLTEESHYHDFYQTNIAGASLNKGGPRVPWHDAHACVTGKVAWDVLTNFEQRWTKQCDSSLLVPANTLENLIPICSTNPSTERNWKVQVYRSIDHVSASQLFRKLTVESSIHEAYVEAIRRADRFVYIENQYFIGGCHLWQKDNNSGCRNLIPIEIALKVVSKIKARERFAVYIVIPMWPEGVPESEPVQDILHWTRETMTMMYKLIGEAIIESGEPEHPRDYLNFFCLANREKKENEEYHPPHSPHIETQYWNAQKNRRFMVYVHSKLMIVDDLYILIGSANVNQRSMDGQRDTEIAIGGYQSQDGVDHCMSQGDIHAYRMSLWYEHTGSAEKLFLEPESLECVQRVCSIGDKMWKIYSSKEIVDMEGVHLVTYPVIVTQDGSVEDLTNGEDHFPDTKSLVKGRRSKLLPPIITT, from the exons ATGGACAAAAAGCCTGAGCTCATCCATGGAACAATTGAAGCTACCATCTTCAATGCAACTCCTTACTCCCCTTCATTTCCATTCAAT TGTTTATTTATTAATGGAAAGCCTGCTTATGTGACCATCAAGATAGACAACAAGAAGGTGGCAAAAACAACACAAGAAAGTGAACGTGTTTGGAACCAAACATTTCAGATTCATTGTGCTCATCTAGCTGATTCAGCTATCACCATTACACTGAAAACATCATGTTCCATATTAGGAAAACTCCACATCAAGGCACAACAGTTGAAAGAAGAGAGTTTGATCAATGGATTCTTCCCTCTCCTCATGGAAAATGGTAAACAAATTCCGGAACTAAAATTAAGGTTTATGTTATGGTTCAAGCCAGCAAATTCAGAACCAAGTTGGTCAAAAGTACTTAGTAGTGAGGAGTTTCACGGGATGAGGGATGCTACATTCCCACAAAGGTCTAATTGTCATGTTAAGCTCTACCATGATGCTCACCACTCATCTACTTTCCAACCTCCTTTTGATATATGTGGAGTTCCAACAAAGCTATGGGAAGATGTTTATAAAGCTATTGAGGGTGCAAAATATTTAGTATATATTGCAGGCTGGTCTTTCAATCCTAACATGGTTCTg GTTAGAGATCCTCAAACAGAAATCCCACATGCTAGAGAAACAAAGTTGGGTGAGCTATTGAAGAAGAAAGCAGAAGAAGGAGTAGCTGTGAGAATTATGATTTGGGATGATGAAACATCATTGCCTTTTATCAAGAACAAAGGTGTAATGAACACACATGATGAGGATGCTTTTGCTTACTTCAAACACACAAAAGTAGTATGCAGAAAGTGTCCAAGATTACATCACAAATTCCCAACAATATTTGCTCATCATCAGAAGACAGTGACTGTGGACAGCAAAACTCCTAACTCTGTCAATGACAGAGAAATTATGAGCTTTTTAGGTGGTTTAGATGTGTGTGATGGTCGATACGATACCGAGAAACATTCATTGTTTCAAACACTTACTGAGGAATCACATTACCAtgatttctaccaaacaaataTTGCAGGAGCTAGCCTCAACAAAGGAGGTCCTAGAGTGCCATGGCATGATGCTCATGCTTGTGTTACCGGCAAGGTTGCTTGGGatgttttaaccaattttgaaCAAAGATGGACAAAACAATGTGACTCATCTCTTCTTGTCCCTGCAAACACCTTAGAAAATCTCATTCCTATTTGCTCAACAAATCCTTCCACCGAAAGGAATTGGAAAGTACAAGTATATCGGTCGATTGACCATGTCTCAGCTAGCCAACTGTTTAGAAAGCTAACTGTTGAGAGTAGCATTCATGAAGCTTATGTCGAAGCAATTAGACGAGCTGATAGGTTTGTGTACATTGAAAACCAGTATTTCATTGGAGGGTGTCATTTGTGGCAGAAAGATAACAACAGTGGCTGCAGAAATTTGATACCTATTGAGATTGCACTCAAGGTGGTCAGCAAGATTAAAGCAAGAGAAAGGTTTGCAGTGTACATAGTCATACCAATGTGGCCAGAAGGAGTACCTGAAAGTGAACCAGTTCAAGATATACTACATTGGACTAGAGAAACAATGACAATGATGTATAAGTTGATCGGAGAAGCAATAATAGAAAGTGGAGAACCAGAACATCCAAGAGACTACTTGAATTTCTTTTGCCTTGCAAATAgggaaaaaaaggaaaatgaagAGTATCATCCTCCACATTCTCCTCATATTGAAACTCAATATTGGAATGCACAGAAAAATAGAAGATTTATGGTTTATGTTCACTCCAAGCTCATGATAG TGGACGACCTATACATATTAATAGGATCAGCAAATGTGAACCAAAGATCGATGGACGGACAAAGGGACACCGAGATTGCAATAGGAGGCTACCAGTCTCAAGATGGAGTTGATCACTGCATGAGTCAAGGTGATATTCATGCATACAGAATGTCACTATGGTATGAGCACACTGGTAGTGCTGAGAAGTTGTTCCTAGAGCCAGAAAGTTTGGAATGTGTGCAGAGAGTGTGCTCAATAGGAGACAAAATGTGGAAAATTTACAGTAGTAAAGAAATAGTGGACATGGAAGGTGTGCACCTTGTAACTTATCCTGTGATAGTAACACAAGATGGATCTGTTGAGGACCTAACTAATGGTGAGGATCATTTTCCTGATACAAAATCTCTAGTGAAGGGAAGAAGATCAAAATTATTACCACCTATCATTACGACTTAG